The Corylus avellana chromosome ca8, CavTom2PMs-1.0 genome has a segment encoding these proteins:
- the LOC132190323 gene encoding AP2-like ethylene-responsive transcription factor AIL5 isoform X2 yields the protein MDSSSSSQNWLGFSLSNHPHQHSSSLSLFHAFTSPTQGTGVDEAPEKDAAAGATDLSMFTAGPKLEDFLGGSNATAGAAPLPHFSNETPMALTMSEPAEIYDSELKTIAASFLRGFSTEQQTQAQAHAQAQAQKQPLAAADPPPKKPVDTFGQRTSIYRGVTRHRWTGRYEAHLWDNSCRREGQSRKGRQGGYDKEEKAARAYDLAALKYWGPTTTTNFSVSNYEKELEEMKNMTRQEFVASLRRKSSGFSRGASIYRGVTRHHQHGRWQARIGRVAGNKDLYLGTFSTQEEAAEAYDIAAIKFRGLNAVTNFDMSRYDVKSIANSNLPIGGMSGKSKNSSESASDSKTVDGSRSDDRDLSSSSTITFASQPSTSSLSFAIPIKQDPSDYWSILGYHNTSFNNAKNNPSSTAAFQSSTSPFNMEFSAASNSSANESSSGGIFNGGYVHHQQQNNGNNSIPFATPIALNSNNSYESSSGYGSSWIGPALHTFQTHAKQSLFQTPIFGIE from the exons ATggattcttcttcttcgtctcaGAACTGGCTCGGCTTCTCTCTTTCCAACCATCCCCACCAACACTCCTCATCCCTCTCCCTCTTCCACGCCTTCACTTCCCCCACCCAAg GTACTGGGGTTGACGAAGCGCCGGAAAAAGATGCAGCTGCTGGTGCAACTGACCTGTCCATGTTCACAGCTGGGCCGAAGCTCGAGGACTTCCTCGGTGGCTCCAACGCCACAGCTGGAGCCGCGCCGCTGCCTCACTTTTCTAACGAGACGCCCATGGCTCTGACTATGTCTGAGCCTGCAGAGATTTATGACTCTGAGCTCAAGACCATAGCCGCCAGCTTCCTCCGCGGCTTCTCTACCGAACAACAAACCCAAGCTCAAGCTCATGCCCAAGCCCAGGCCCAAAAGCAGCCGTTGGCAGCAGCCGACCCGCCGCCCAAGAAGCCCGTCGATACCTTCGGCCAACGCACCTCCATCTACCGCGGCGTTACCCG GCATAGATGGACAGGCAGATATGAAGCTCATCTTTGGGACAACAGCTGCAGAAGAGAAGGGCAAAGTCGGAAAGGAAGACAag gaggGTACGATAAAGAAGAGAAAGCTGCAAGAGCTTATGATCTGGCAGCTCTCAAATACTGGGGTCCGACCACCACTACAAATTTTTCA GTTTCCAACTATGAGAAAGAACTGGAAGAGATGAAGAACATGACTAGGCAGGAGTTTGTCGCTTCTCTACGAAG GAAAAGTAGTGGGTTCTCTAGAGGAGCCTCTATCTACAGAGGTGTCACAAG gcACCATCAACATGGTAGATGGCAGGCAAGAATAGGGAGAGTTGCTGGCAACAAAGATCTCTACCTTGGCACCTTCA GCACCCAAGAAGAAGCGGCTGAAGCTTATGACATTGCAGCTATCAAATTCAGAGGCCTAAATGCTGTGACAAACTTCGACATGAGCCGCTACGACGTGAAGAGCATTGCCAATAGCAACCTTCCGATCGGAGGAATGTCAGGGAAATCTAAAAATTCTTCCGAGTCAGCTTCGGACAGCAAGACTGTCGACGGAAGCCGGTCGGACGACCGTGATCTTTCCTCGTCGTCGACCATAACTTTTGCATCACAGCCCTCCACCTCATCCCTAAGCTTTGCAATACCCATCAAACAAGACCCATCAGATTACTGGTCCATTCTTGGATACCACAACACATCTTTCAACAATGCCAAGAACAACCCTAGTAGTACTGCTGCCTTTCAGAGCTCCACCTCTCCCTTCAACATGGAGTTTTCTGCAGCTTCAAACTCCTCTGCCAATGAAAGCAGCAGTGGGGGGATTTTCAATGGAGGATATGTTCATCATCAGCAACAGAATAATGGGAACAACTCAATCCCATTTGCCACCCCCATTGCCTTAAATAGTAACAATAGTTACGAGAGCTCCTCTGGTTATGGAAGCAGCTGGATTGGCCCAGCTCTGCACACATTCCAAACTCATGCAAAGCAGAGCCTTTTTCAGACACCGATTTTTGGCATAGAATGA
- the LOC132190323 gene encoding AP2-like ethylene-responsive transcription factor AIL5 isoform X1, whose amino-acid sequence MDSSSSSQNWLGFSLSNHPHQHSSSLSLFHAFTSPTQGTGVDEAPEKDAAAGATDLSMFTAGPKLEDFLGGSNATAGAAPLPHFSNETPMALTMSEPAEIYDSELKTIAASFLRGFSTEQQTQAQAHAQAQAQKQPLAAADPPPKKPVDTFGQRTSIYRGVTRHRWTGRYEAHLWDNSCRREGQSRKGRQVYLGGYDKEEKAARAYDLAALKYWGPTTTTNFSVSNYEKELEEMKNMTRQEFVASLRRKSSGFSRGASIYRGVTRHHQHGRWQARIGRVAGNKDLYLGTFSTQEEAAEAYDIAAIKFRGLNAVTNFDMSRYDVKSIANSNLPIGGMSGKSKNSSESASDSKTVDGSRSDDRDLSSSSTITFASQPSTSSLSFAIPIKQDPSDYWSILGYHNTSFNNAKNNPSSTAAFQSSTSPFNMEFSAASNSSANESSSGGIFNGGYVHHQQQNNGNNSIPFATPIALNSNNSYESSSGYGSSWIGPALHTFQTHAKQSLFQTPIFGIE is encoded by the exons ATggattcttcttcttcgtctcaGAACTGGCTCGGCTTCTCTCTTTCCAACCATCCCCACCAACACTCCTCATCCCTCTCCCTCTTCCACGCCTTCACTTCCCCCACCCAAg GTACTGGGGTTGACGAAGCGCCGGAAAAAGATGCAGCTGCTGGTGCAACTGACCTGTCCATGTTCACAGCTGGGCCGAAGCTCGAGGACTTCCTCGGTGGCTCCAACGCCACAGCTGGAGCCGCGCCGCTGCCTCACTTTTCTAACGAGACGCCCATGGCTCTGACTATGTCTGAGCCTGCAGAGATTTATGACTCTGAGCTCAAGACCATAGCCGCCAGCTTCCTCCGCGGCTTCTCTACCGAACAACAAACCCAAGCTCAAGCTCATGCCCAAGCCCAGGCCCAAAAGCAGCCGTTGGCAGCAGCCGACCCGCCGCCCAAGAAGCCCGTCGATACCTTCGGCCAACGCACCTCCATCTACCGCGGCGTTACCCG GCATAGATGGACAGGCAGATATGAAGCTCATCTTTGGGACAACAGCTGCAGAAGAGAAGGGCAAAGTCGGAAAGGAAGACAag TTTATTTGG gaggGTACGATAAAGAAGAGAAAGCTGCAAGAGCTTATGATCTGGCAGCTCTCAAATACTGGGGTCCGACCACCACTACAAATTTTTCA GTTTCCAACTATGAGAAAGAACTGGAAGAGATGAAGAACATGACTAGGCAGGAGTTTGTCGCTTCTCTACGAAG GAAAAGTAGTGGGTTCTCTAGAGGAGCCTCTATCTACAGAGGTGTCACAAG gcACCATCAACATGGTAGATGGCAGGCAAGAATAGGGAGAGTTGCTGGCAACAAAGATCTCTACCTTGGCACCTTCA GCACCCAAGAAGAAGCGGCTGAAGCTTATGACATTGCAGCTATCAAATTCAGAGGCCTAAATGCTGTGACAAACTTCGACATGAGCCGCTACGACGTGAAGAGCATTGCCAATAGCAACCTTCCGATCGGAGGAATGTCAGGGAAATCTAAAAATTCTTCCGAGTCAGCTTCGGACAGCAAGACTGTCGACGGAAGCCGGTCGGACGACCGTGATCTTTCCTCGTCGTCGACCATAACTTTTGCATCACAGCCCTCCACCTCATCCCTAAGCTTTGCAATACCCATCAAACAAGACCCATCAGATTACTGGTCCATTCTTGGATACCACAACACATCTTTCAACAATGCCAAGAACAACCCTAGTAGTACTGCTGCCTTTCAGAGCTCCACCTCTCCCTTCAACATGGAGTTTTCTGCAGCTTCAAACTCCTCTGCCAATGAAAGCAGCAGTGGGGGGATTTTCAATGGAGGATATGTTCATCATCAGCAACAGAATAATGGGAACAACTCAATCCCATTTGCCACCCCCATTGCCTTAAATAGTAACAATAGTTACGAGAGCTCCTCTGGTTATGGAAGCAGCTGGATTGGCCCAGCTCTGCACACATTCCAAACTCATGCAAAGCAGAGCCTTTTTCAGACACCGATTTTTGGCATAGAATGA